Proteins encoded within one genomic window of uncultured Draconibacterium sp.:
- a CDS encoding ABC transporter permease produces the protein MSNTLLILKQEYLKRVKKKSFIILTILMPFLIAGVYGLVIYFSIKDDTEERTIAVYDATNLFLGEFSEEGTTNYHFIPKEEYTTLKTNLKGSGYYGVLFIPSDIYSNNQAQLFSEKQLPFELTEQIERKLSRFIENDKRQKVIADSGIPDLEERLSKTRTSVNLSTLKVSQSGETKKSSSVIAFIVSYAMGLIIYFFVFMYGAMVMRSVMEEKKSRIIEVIISSVKPSQLMAGKIIGTALVGLTQVAIWLVLGGIGLVVVQSFFFTPESAQQMGQSIMESQGQVNPAAMQAASPNQVTEVMEMIGNLNLPLILFSFVFYFLAGYLLYSALLGAVGAAVDNDEDSQQMVFPVTFPLILSIMLLFPIAKNPEGPLAFWCSIIPFTSPVAMMARVPYDLPIWELLLSMGLLVLTTIVCIMAAAKIYRIGLLMYGKKVNIKELIKWLRYKG, from the coding sequence ATGAGCAACACATTACTGATATTAAAACAAGAATACCTGAAACGGGTAAAAAAGAAATCGTTTATCATATTAACCATCCTGATGCCGTTTTTAATAGCCGGCGTTTACGGCTTGGTAATTTATTTTTCGATAAAAGACGATACTGAAGAGCGCACCATCGCAGTGTACGATGCCACAAATTTATTTCTTGGCGAATTTAGCGAAGAAGGAACAACCAACTATCATTTTATTCCGAAAGAAGAATATACAACATTAAAAACCAATCTGAAAGGCAGCGGTTACTACGGCGTCCTCTTTATTCCATCAGATATTTACTCGAACAACCAGGCACAACTCTTCTCCGAGAAACAGTTACCCTTTGAGCTTACCGAACAAATTGAGCGCAAACTCAGTCGTTTTATAGAGAATGACAAGCGCCAAAAAGTAATAGCCGACTCCGGCATACCCGATTTGGAAGAACGCCTGAGCAAAACACGCACCAGTGTAAACCTTAGCACACTTAAGGTTTCACAGTCGGGCGAAACAAAGAAAAGTTCGTCAGTAATAGCTTTTATTGTCAGCTACGCGATGGGCCTAATCATCTATTTCTTTGTATTTATGTATGGTGCCATGGTTATGCGCAGTGTGATGGAAGAAAAGAAAAGTCGCATTATCGAGGTGATTATTTCGTCGGTGAAACCCAGTCAGCTGATGGCCGGTAAAATTATCGGAACCGCTTTGGTTGGCCTCACACAGGTTGCAATCTGGCTTGTTTTAGGAGGTATTGGTTTGGTAGTTGTGCAGAGTTTCTTTTTCACGCCCGAATCGGCACAGCAAATGGGACAAAGTATTATGGAATCGCAGGGGCAAGTGAACCCAGCTGCGATGCAGGCTGCTTCGCCTAACCAGGTTACGGAAGTAATGGAAATGATCGGCAACCTGAATCTGCCGCTTATTTTGTTCTCTTTTGTGTTTTATTTCCTTGCAGGTTATTTATTATACAGCGCTTTATTGGGTGCTGTAGGTGCCGCTGTCGACAACGACGAAGATTCGCAGCAAATGGTTTTCCCGGTAACTTTCCCATTGATCCTTTCAATCATGCTGCTCTTCCCCATTGCGAAAAATCCTGAAGGTCCGCTCGCATTTTGGTGTTCTATTATTCCGTTCACTTCGCCGGTAGCCATGATGGCACGTGTACCTTACGATCTGCCAATTTGGGAGCTCTTACTTTCAATGGGACTGCTCGTTCTTACGACCATCGTTTGCATTATGGCAGCCGCCAAAATTTACCGCATCGGCTTGCTCATGTATGGTAAAAAGGTAAATATAAAAGAGCTGATCAAGTGGCTTCGGTACAAAGGCTAG
- a CDS encoding ABC transporter ATP-binding protein has translation MELFEARNVNKFFASTQALTDVSISVKEQSIFGLLGPNGAGKTTLIRIINQITAPDSGDIFLNGRKMTRADISHIGYLPEERGLYKKMKIGEQAIYLAQLKGMSQRDASRNLKQWFEKFDIMPWWNKKVEELSKGMQQKVQFITTVVHQPKLLIFDEPFSGFDPINANLLKKEILNLKAEGATIIFSTHNMGSVEELCDHIALINKSKKIEDGPTDEIRMKYKTNIFDIKYRGEFRDIDLALGIDYKIISHDESEKANTLKVQYMNGESNNELLSAIMPAAEIMSFEELIPSMNDVFIKAVEESNKN, from the coding sequence ATGGAATTATTCGAAGCGCGCAATGTTAACAAGTTTTTTGCCAGTACGCAGGCGTTAACCGATGTTAGCATTTCGGTAAAAGAACAAAGCATTTTTGGCTTGCTTGGCCCAAATGGCGCGGGCAAAACCACCCTCATCCGCATTATTAACCAGATTACTGCCCCCGACAGCGGTGATATTTTTCTGAACGGGAGAAAAATGACCCGCGCAGACATTTCACACATTGGCTACCTGCCCGAAGAACGCGGATTGTACAAAAAAATGAAGATTGGCGAGCAGGCTATTTACCTTGCTCAGCTGAAAGGGATGTCACAACGCGATGCATCGAGAAACCTGAAACAATGGTTCGAGAAATTCGACATCATGCCTTGGTGGAACAAGAAAGTGGAAGAGCTGTCGAAAGGAATGCAGCAAAAAGTACAGTTTATTACCACAGTTGTTCATCAGCCCAAACTGCTGATTTTTGATGAGCCTTTTAGCGGTTTCGACCCGATAAATGCCAACCTGTTGAAAAAGGAAATTCTGAACCTGAAAGCAGAAGGCGCTACCATTATTTTCTCTACCCACAACATGGGATCGGTTGAAGAATTGTGCGACCACATTGCACTGATCAACAAATCGAAAAAGATTGAAGACGGACCAACAGACGAGATCAGGATGAAATACAAAACCAATATTTTCGACATAAAATACCGAGGCGAATTCAGAGATATTGACCTGGCATTGGGAATCGATTACAAAATCATCAGTCACGATGAGTCGGAAAAAGCAAACACCCTGAAAGTACAGTACATGAACGGGGAATCGAATAACGAGCTGTTATCGGCTATTATGCCGGCCGCCGAGATCATGTCGTTCGAGGAGCTGATCCCGAGTATGAACGATGTATTTATTAAAGCCGTTGAGGAGTCGAACAAAAACTAA